A window of the Pseudomonas gozinkensis genome harbors these coding sequences:
- a CDS encoding NAD(P)(+) transhydrogenase (Re/Si-specific) subunit beta, translating into MSMNLVTTLYLIASICFIQALKGLSHPTTSRRGNLFGMLGMALAILTTVGLIYKLGAELATAGIGYVIVGLLIGGTAGSIMAKRVEMTKMPELVAFMHSMIGLAAVFIAIAAVVEPQSLGIVKQLGDSIPAGNRLELFLGAAIGAITFSGSVIAFGKLSGKYKFRLFQGAPVQFSGQHKLNAVLGLATLILGVTFMLTGNLAAFALMLALAFVMGVLIIIPIGGADMPVVVSMLNSYSGWAAAGIGFSLNNSMLIIAGSLVGSSGAILSYIMCKAMNRSFFNVLLGGFGNTADAGPAGEKEARPVKSGSADDATFLLTNADTVIIVPGYGLAVARAQHALKELTEKLTHHGVTVKYAIHPVAGRMPGHMNVLLAEAEVPYDQVFEMEDINSEFGQADVVLVLGANDVVNPAAKNDPKSPIAGMPILEAFKAKTIIVNKRSMASGYAGLDNELFYLDKTMMVFGDAKKVIEDMVKAVE; encoded by the coding sequence ATGAGCATGAACCTCGTCACGACGCTCTACCTGATCGCGTCGATCTGCTTCATCCAGGCCCTCAAGGGCTTGTCGCACCCGACCACGTCGCGCCGCGGCAACCTGTTCGGCATGCTCGGTATGGCGCTGGCAATCCTCACCACCGTCGGCCTCATCTATAAGCTTGGGGCTGAGCTGGCTACCGCAGGCATCGGTTACGTGATCGTCGGCCTGCTGATCGGCGGCACCGCCGGTTCGATCATGGCCAAGCGCGTTGAAATGACCAAGATGCCGGAACTGGTTGCGTTCATGCACAGCATGATCGGCCTGGCAGCAGTGTTCATCGCCATTGCTGCAGTGGTAGAGCCGCAGTCGCTGGGCATCGTCAAGCAACTGGGCGACTCGATCCCGGCGGGTAACCGTCTGGAGCTGTTCCTCGGCGCAGCCATCGGCGCAATCACCTTCTCCGGTTCGGTGATCGCCTTCGGCAAGCTGTCGGGCAAGTACAAGTTCCGTCTGTTCCAGGGCGCACCAGTACAGTTCAGCGGTCAGCACAAGCTGAACGCGGTACTGGGTCTCGCGACGCTGATCCTCGGCGTCACCTTCATGCTGACCGGCAACCTCGCCGCGTTCGCACTGATGCTGGCGCTGGCGTTCGTCATGGGCGTGCTGATCATCATCCCGATCGGCGGCGCCGACATGCCGGTCGTGGTGTCGATGCTCAACAGCTATTCCGGCTGGGCGGCAGCGGGTATCGGCTTCTCGCTGAACAACTCGATGCTGATCATTGCCGGCTCCCTGGTGGGTTCGAGCGGTGCGATCCTCTCGTACATCATGTGCAAGGCGATGAACCGTTCCTTCTTTAATGTACTGCTCGGCGGTTTCGGCAATACAGCAGACGCCGGTCCTGCCGGTGAGAAGGAAGCCCGTCCGGTGAAATCCGGTTCGGCTGACGACGCGACTTTCCTGCTGACCAACGCCGACACCGTGATCATCGTGCCGGGCTACGGTCTGGCGGTGGCCCGTGCACAGCACGCCCTGAAAGAGCTGACCGAGAAGCTGACCCACCACGGCGTGACCGTGAAGTACGCGATTCACCCGGTAGCCGGTCGGATGCCTGGCCACATGAACGTACTGCTGGCCGAAGCCGAAGTGCCGTACGACCAAGTGTTCGAGATGGAAGACATCAACTCCGAGTTCGGTCAGGCCGACGTGGTGCTGGTGCTCGGCGCCAACGATGTGGTCAACCCGGCCGCCAAGAACGATCCGAAATCGCCGATTGCCGGCATGCCGATCCTCGAAGCGTTCAAGGCCAAAACCATCATCGTCAACAAGCGCTCGATGGCCAGCGGCTATGCCGGTCTGGACAACGAACTGTTCTACCTGGACAAGACCATGATGGTGTTCGGCGACGCGAAGAAAGTCATCGAAGACATGGTCAAAGCGGTCGAGTAA
- a CDS encoding NAD(P) transhydrogenase subunit alpha, with the protein MEELISPGIYNLIIFVLAIYVGYHVVWNVTPALHTPLMAVTNAISAIVIVGAMLAAALTVTPLGKTMGTLAVALAAVNVFGGFLVTRRMLEMFKKKAPKAKEEAPK; encoded by the coding sequence ATGGAAGAGCTTATCTCCCCCGGTATCTACAACCTGATCATCTTCGTGCTGGCGATTTATGTCGGTTACCACGTGGTCTGGAACGTTACGCCTGCGCTGCACACGCCGCTGATGGCAGTGACCAACGCCATTTCGGCAATCGTGATCGTCGGCGCCATGCTCGCTGCCGCACTGACCGTCACCCCGCTGGGCAAGACCATGGGCACCCTCGCCGTGGCACTGGCCGCGGTCAACGTGTTCGGTGGCTTCCTGGTCACCCGTCGCATGCTTGAGATGTTCAAGAAGAAAGCCCCGAAAGCAAAAGAAGAGGCGCCTAAGTAA
- a CDS encoding Re/Si-specific NAD(P)(+) transhydrogenase subunit alpha, protein MHIGVPLETQTGETRVAATPETIKKLISQGHKVTVQTGAGVKASVVDSAYEAAGATIGSANDAFGAELILKVVAPSDAELTLIKRGTVLVGMLNPFNNDTIAKMAECGITAFALEAAPRTSRAQSLDVLSSQANIAGYKAVLLAAHYYPRFMPMLMTAAGTVKAARVLILGAGVAGLQAIATAKRLGAVIEASDVRPAVKEQIESLGAKFVDVPYETDEERECAVGVGGYARPMPASWMQRQAQAVHERAKQADIVITTALIPGRKAPTLLSADTVAQMKPGSVVIDLAAAQGGNCPLTVADQVVIENGVTIVGPTNLAGEVAADASALYARNLLDFLKLVFTKEGQFEVNLEDDIVAACLMCRDGQVIRKNA, encoded by the coding sequence GTGCACATTGGTGTTCCTCTCGAAACCCAGACCGGTGAAACACGGGTTGCTGCAACCCCGGAAACCATTAAAAAGCTGATCAGCCAAGGCCATAAGGTCACTGTGCAAACCGGCGCCGGCGTTAAAGCCAGCGTTGTCGACAGTGCCTATGAAGCGGCAGGCGCAACCATTGGCAGTGCCAATGACGCGTTTGGTGCCGAGCTGATTCTCAAAGTGGTCGCGCCAAGCGATGCCGAACTGACGCTGATCAAGCGCGGAACGGTGCTGGTGGGCATGCTCAACCCGTTCAACAACGACACCATCGCGAAGATGGCCGAATGCGGAATTACCGCGTTCGCCCTGGAAGCGGCGCCACGTACCTCCCGGGCCCAGAGCCTCGATGTGCTGTCGTCCCAGGCGAACATTGCCGGCTATAAGGCCGTGCTGCTGGCCGCTCACTACTATCCGCGTTTCATGCCGATGCTGATGACCGCCGCGGGCACCGTGAAAGCGGCGCGCGTGCTGATTCTGGGGGCCGGTGTGGCTGGATTGCAGGCGATTGCCACGGCGAAACGTCTGGGTGCCGTCATCGAAGCGTCCGACGTACGTCCGGCCGTGAAGGAACAGATCGAATCTCTCGGCGCCAAGTTCGTCGACGTGCCTTACGAGACCGATGAAGAACGCGAATGCGCGGTCGGCGTCGGCGGTTACGCACGCCCGATGCCAGCGAGCTGGATGCAGCGTCAGGCCCAGGCCGTGCACGAGCGCGCAAAGCAGGCTGACATTGTCATCACCACCGCACTGATCCCGGGTCGCAAGGCACCGACGCTGTTGAGCGCGGACACTGTGGCGCAAATGAAACCCGGCTCGGTGGTCATCGACCTCGCGGCCGCTCAGGGTGGCAACTGCCCGCTGACCGTGGCCGATCAGGTCGTGATCGAGAACGGCGTGACCATCGTCGGCCCGACCAACCTCGCCGGTGAAGTCGCCGCAGACGCCTCGGCGCTGTACGCACGCAACCTGCTGGACTTCCTGAAGCTGGTCTTCACCAAAGAAGGCCAGTTCGAAGTGAACCTCGAAGACGACATCGTCGCCGCGTGCCTGATGTGCCGCGACGGCCAAGTCATCCGCAAAAACGCCTAA
- a CDS encoding LysR family transcriptional regulator — MRRKIPSTTALISFEAAARHESFTKAAEELSLTQGAICRQIASLEDFLSVELFRRSRRGVKLTEAGLSYSRRIATQLDAVERDTLSVMGQQGTNVIELAVVPTFGTQWLLPRLKDFQLKHPEVTVNLTNRTRPFLFADTDFDAAIYFGDADWSGTESHRLMGENPMPVCSPALLGNKTHLTPEEIVDLPLLQQTTRPYAWRQWFNSQHLNIPRDMTGPRYELFSMLAQAAMHDMGIALIPPFLIQRELAEKRLVIANPKALSSIKAYYLMIPERKVESASLKAFRDWLVNQAHSYNLEG; from the coding sequence ATGCGCCGCAAGATACCCAGCACCACCGCCCTGATCAGCTTCGAGGCTGCCGCCCGTCACGAGAGCTTTACCAAGGCCGCCGAAGAGCTTTCCCTCACTCAAGGCGCCATTTGCCGACAGATCGCCAGCCTTGAGGACTTCCTCAGCGTCGAACTCTTCCGACGCTCGCGTCGCGGAGTGAAGCTGACGGAAGCGGGCCTCTCCTACAGCCGCCGCATCGCCACCCAACTCGACGCCGTGGAGCGCGACACCCTCTCGGTGATGGGTCAGCAAGGTACCAACGTGATCGAGCTCGCCGTGGTGCCCACCTTCGGCACGCAATGGCTGCTGCCCAGACTGAAGGACTTCCAGCTCAAGCACCCGGAAGTGACGGTCAACCTGACCAACCGCACTCGCCCGTTCCTGTTTGCAGACACTGACTTCGATGCCGCCATCTACTTTGGCGATGCCGATTGGTCGGGTACCGAATCCCACAGGCTGATGGGCGAGAATCCGATGCCGGTGTGCAGTCCAGCCCTGCTCGGCAACAAGACGCATCTGACACCCGAAGAGATCGTCGATCTGCCGCTGCTCCAGCAAACCACCCGCCCCTACGCCTGGCGACAGTGGTTCAACTCGCAACACCTGAACATTCCCCGCGACATGACAGGTCCGCGCTACGAGCTATTCTCCATGCTGGCCCAGGCCGCCATGCACGACATGGGCATCGCGCTGATCCCACCATTCCTGATTCAGCGCGAACTGGCCGAGAAACGCCTGGTCATTGCCAACCCGAAAGCGCTCTCCAGCATCAAGGCGTATTACCTGATGATTCCGGAGCGAAAGGTCGAATCGGCGTCACTCAAGGCTTTTCGCGACTGGCTGGTGAATCAGGCACACAGCTACAACCTAGAAGGCTAA
- a CDS encoding acyl-CoA dehydrogenase produces the protein MGGKASFNWIDPLLLDQQLTEEERMIRDTAEQFAQQSLAPRVLEAFRHEKTDPAIFREMGEVGLLGATIPEQYGGSGLNYVSYGLIAREVERVDSGYRSMMSVQSSLVMVPINEFGTEAQKQKYLPKLASGEWIGCFGLTEPNHGSDPGAMITRARKVDGGYSLTGAKMWITNSPIADVFVVWAKDDAGDIRGFVLEKGWKGLSAPAIHGKVGLRASITGEIVMDNVFVPEENIFPDVRGLKGPFTCLNSARYGISWGALGAAEFCWHTARQYTLDRQQFGRPLAATQLIQKKLADMQTEITLALQGCLRLGRMKDEGTAAVEITSIMKRNSCGKSLEIARMARDMLGGNGISDEFGVARHLVNLEVVNTYEGTHDVHALILGRAQTGLQAFY, from the coding sequence ATGGGCGGTAAAGCTAGCTTCAACTGGATCGATCCACTGCTGCTGGATCAACAGCTGACTGAAGAAGAACGCATGATCCGCGACACTGCCGAGCAATTCGCCCAGCAGAGCCTTGCACCACGCGTTCTCGAAGCCTTCCGCCATGAGAAGACCGATCCGGCGATCTTCCGTGAAATGGGTGAGGTCGGCCTGTTGGGTGCGACCATTCCCGAGCAGTACGGTGGCAGCGGCCTCAACTACGTCAGCTATGGCCTGATTGCCCGTGAAGTCGAGCGTGTCGATTCTGGCTACCGTTCGATGATGAGCGTGCAGTCTTCGCTGGTGATGGTGCCGATCAACGAATTCGGTACCGAAGCACAGAAGCAGAAGTACCTGCCGAAACTGGCTTCCGGCGAGTGGATCGGCTGCTTCGGTCTGACCGAGCCGAACCACGGTTCGGACCCGGGCGCGATGATCACTCGTGCACGCAAAGTCGACGGTGGCTACAGCCTGACCGGCGCCAAGATGTGGATCACCAACAGCCCGATCGCCGATGTGTTCGTCGTCTGGGCCAAGGACGATGCCGGCGACATCCGTGGTTTTGTTCTGGAAAAAGGCTGGAAAGGTCTGAGCGCTCCGGCGATTCACGGCAAGGTCGGCCTGCGGGCGTCGATCACCGGCGAAATCGTCATGGACAACGTGTTCGTGCCGGAAGAGAACATCTTCCCGGACGTGCGTGGTCTGAAGGGGCCGTTCACCTGCCTCAACTCTGCACGTTATGGCATCTCCTGGGGTGCGCTGGGCGCGGCCGAGTTCTGCTGGCACACCGCCCGCCAGTACACCCTGGATCGTCAGCAGTTCGGTCGTCCGTTGGCCGCTACTCAGTTGATCCAGAAAAAGCTGGCGGATATGCAGACCGAGATCACTTTGGCGCTGCAAGGCTGCCTGCGTCTGGGTCGCATGAAAGATGAAGGCACTGCTGCGGTTGAAATCACTTCGATCATGAAGCGTAACTCTTGCGGCAAGTCTCTCGAGATCGCCCGTATGGCGCGTGACATGCTGGGCGGTAACGGGATCTCCGATGAATTCGGTGTCGCCCGTCACCTGGTCAACCTGGAAGTGGTGAATACCTATGAAGGTACTCACGACGTTCACGCGCTGATCCTCGGTCGTGCTCAGACCGGCCTGCAGGCGTTCTATTAA
- a CDS encoding CaiB/BaiF CoA transferase family protein, producing the protein MGALSHLRVLDLSRVLAGPWAGQILADLGAEVIKVERPGNGDDTRAWGPPFLKDAYGENTSEAAYYLSANRNKQSVTIDFTRPEGQKLVRDLAAKSDILIENFKVGGLAAYGLDYESLKAINPDLIYCSITGFGQTGPYAKRAGYDFMIQGLGGLMSLTGRPEGDEGAGPVKVGVALTDILTGLYSTVAILAALAHRDHDGGGQHIDMALLDVQVACLANQAMNYLTTGTAPKRLGNAHPNIVPYQDFPTADGDFILTVGNDGQFRKFAEVAGQPQWADDPRFATNKLRVANRTVLIPLIRQATVFKTTAEWVAQLEQAGVPCGPINDLSQVFEDPQVKSRGLAIELPHALAGLVPQVASPIRLSRTPVEYRRAPPLLGEHTLEVLQRVLGLGAGAVAAMKEDGVL; encoded by the coding sequence ATGGGCGCGCTGTCGCATCTGCGGGTACTGGATTTATCGCGAGTGCTGGCCGGCCCATGGGCTGGTCAGATTCTGGCCGATCTCGGGGCGGAAGTGATCAAGGTCGAGCGCCCGGGCAATGGTGACGACACTCGCGCCTGGGGGCCGCCCTTCCTGAAGGACGCTTACGGTGAGAACACCAGTGAGGCAGCTTATTACCTGTCGGCCAACCGCAACAAGCAATCGGTGACGATCGACTTCACGCGTCCCGAAGGTCAGAAGCTTGTACGGGACCTGGCAGCCAAGTCCGACATTTTGATTGAGAACTTCAAGGTGGGTGGTCTGGCGGCTTATGGCCTGGATTACGAGTCGTTGAAGGCGATCAATCCGGATCTGATCTATTGCTCGATCACCGGTTTTGGTCAGACCGGGCCGTATGCCAAGCGTGCGGGTTATGACTTCATGATCCAGGGTCTTGGTGGGCTGATGAGTCTGACCGGGCGACCTGAGGGTGATGAGGGGGCCGGGCCTGTGAAAGTGGGTGTGGCGCTTACGGATATCCTGACGGGCCTGTATTCGACCGTGGCGATCCTGGCAGCGCTGGCTCATCGTGATCACGATGGTGGTGGGCAGCATATCGATATGGCGTTGCTGGATGTGCAGGTGGCGTGCCTGGCCAACCAGGCGATGAACTACCTGACGACGGGCACTGCGCCAAAGCGCTTGGGAAATGCACATCCGAATATCGTGCCGTACCAGGATTTTCCTACGGCTGACGGCGACTTCATCCTTACGGTGGGTAATGACGGGCAGTTCCGCAAATTTGCCGAAGTGGCGGGGCAACCGCAGTGGGCGGACGATCCGCGTTTCGCGACTAATAAGCTGCGAGTGGCGAATCGGACTGTGCTGATTCCGCTGATCCGTCAGGCGACTGTCTTCAAGACGACCGCAGAGTGGGTGGCTCAGCTCGAGCAGGCGGGTGTGCCGTGCGGGCCGATCAATGATCTGTCGCAGGTGTTCGAGGATCCGCAGGTGAAGTCTCGTGGGTTGGCGATTGAGCTGCCTCATGCGCTGGCGGGGTTAGTGCCGCAAGTGGCCAGTCCGATCCGGTTGTCGCGGACGCCTGTCGAGTATCGGCGTGCGCCTCCTTTGCTGGGCGAGCATACGCTGGAGGTTTTACAGCGCGTGCTGGGCTTGGGGGCGGGTGCAGTGGCCGCGATGAAGGAGGATGGAGTGCTCTAA